A single genomic interval of Electrophorus electricus isolate fEleEle1 chromosome 2, fEleEle1.pri, whole genome shotgun sequence harbors:
- the upp2 gene encoding uridine phosphorylase 2 translates to MTPILLNCRGAECSEYTEQVQYVKNPHLESMEEDILYHFNLGTKTHNLPAMFGDIKFVCVGGSANRMRAFAQFMHQELGQPGHVDDIRDICEETDRYSMFKVGPVLSVSHGMGAPSISIMLHELIKLLYHSRCRDVILFRIGTSGGIGLAPGTVVITDKAVDSFFRPQFEQVVLGKVIVRSTELDEGLSKELLQCSTELPDIPTVIANTMCTHDFYEGQGRLDGALCSFSTEEKLEYLRKAHEAGVRNIEMESTVFAAMCRMCNLKAAVICVTLLNRFEGDQISTHHDVLVEYQQRPQGLVAHFIKKRLGLMA, encoded by the exons ATGACACCAATTTTACTCAACTGCAGGGGAGCAGAATGCAGTGAATATACCGA ACAGGTGCAGTACGTGAAAAATCCTCATCTGGAGAGCATGGAAGAGGACATTCTCTACCACTTCAACCTGGGCACCAAGACCCACAACCTGCCCGCCATGTTTGGAGACATTAAG tttgtgtgtgtaggaggcAGTGCCAACAGGATGAGAGCTTTTGCCCAGTTCATGCACCAGGAGCTGGGGCAGCCAGGACATGTGGATGACATCAGAGACATCTGTGAGGAAACAGACCGCTACTCCATGTTCAAAGTGGGACCTGTGCTCTCTGTCAGT CATGGCATGGGCGCGCCTTCTATCTCCATAATGCTTCACGAGCTCATCAAGCTTCTGTACCATTCCCGCTGCCGTGATGTCATTCTGTTCCGCATCGGAACATCCGGCGGCATCG gtcTTGCCCCAGGGACAGTGGTGATCACTGACAAAGCGGTGGACTCATTCTTCAGGCCCCAGTTTGAGCAAGTGGTTCTGGGTAAAGTGATTGTCAGGAGCACAGAGCTGGATGAGGGCTTGTCCAAAGAGCTTTTGCAGTGTTCCACGGAACTGCCTGACATCCCCACTGTCATTGCCAACACCATGTGCACACATGACTTCTATGAAG GCCAGGGCCGACTGGATGGAGCGCTGTGCTCGTTCTCCACCGAGGAGAAGTTGGAGTACCTGAGGAAGGCGCACGaggccggcgtcaggaacatcGAGATGGAGTCCACCGTCTTTGCCGCCATGTGTCGCATGTGCAACCTGAAAG CTGCCGTGATCTGCGTGACTCTGCTGAACCGGTTTGAGGGCGATCAGATCTCGACGCACCACGACGTGCTGGTGGAATACCAGCAGAGGCCGCAGGGTCTGGTAGCCCACTTCATTAAGAAACGCCTGGGGCTCATGGCCTGA